The sequence GGCGGCTTCGTCGACTTCGTATAACGTCATATCAAATCCACCGGTGATATTGATCAATACGCCGCGGGCGCCCTTCATGGAGACGTCATCCAGCAATGGATTTGAAATGGCAGCTTCGGCTGCATCTAAGGCGCGACGGTCACCTTGGGCTTCTCCGGTTCCCATCATGGCTTTACCCATTTCAGCCATAACAGCGCGGATGTCAGCAAAGTCAAGGTTAATAAGACCCGGCATAATCATCAGATCAGTAACGCCACGTACCCCTGAATATAAAACATCATCTGCCATTTTAAAGGCATCAGCAAAGGTTGTACGTTCATTGGCAATGCGGAACAGATTTTGGTTGGGGATAATAATTAAAGTGTCAACATACTGTTGGAGTTCGTCGATTCCTTTGTCAGCTGTACGGGTGCGGTGAGATCCTTCGAAATGAAATGGCTTTGTAATAACGCCAACGGTCAGGACACCCAGTTCACGGGCAGCGCGCGCGATAACCGGGGCAGCTCCTGTTCCTGTCCCTCCGCCCATGCCAGCGGTGATAAAGACCATGTTGCTGCCCTTAATGAGCCCTATAATCTCCTCATGGGATTCTTCGGCGGCAGAGCGACCTACATCGGGTTTAGAGCCAGCGCCCAACCCTTGAGTCACACCTAACCCTAATTGGATACGGTGGTCGGGCGGCACCAAGGATTGAGCCAGCGCCTGTGCGTCGGTATTCGCAACCACAAACTCTACACCTTCAAGTTTTGCCCTAATCATATTGTTGACTGCATTTCCACCTGCACCGCCAACACCCACAACCGTAATGCGTGGTCTTAATTCCGTATCCATCGCCATAAAGATCCCTCACTAAATTAACTTATCTGTTAATTTATATCATTGCTTAAAGAAAATACAATTTCCACAGTTTTATATAAATGCTTTATAAATTAAAGCAATATCCCATCTGCCACAATTTCGCACTTGTTATTAACGATTTCTGCGAATCCACCGCTGATTGTAAAAACATCGCTGACGTTATCGTTGTGATAAATTTTTACCTCACCGGCTCTCAGAGTCGTTGCGAACGGAGCATGCTTTGGCAATACTCCTAACTCCCCTTCTTCAGCGGGAATGACAACCATTGACACCTCGCCTGTGAAAAGAGTTTTCTCCGGCGTCAGTAAGTTTAGATTTATCTGTTCATCTATAAGGTGCTTGACCATTTTTCCCTCTTTAAAAGTGGATGATGCTTCATCCTAGGACGTTTCTGCCTATTTGTCGAGGTGTATAAGTCATGATATTATCAGGATTTTTTTCTTTTTCAAGTGGAAGGATATACCGATTAATTTCAGAGCCAGTTTTTAGCTGAGAGTAAAATTATGGTAAAAAAATTTTTCTAGATAAATTTTGTTCTCAATCTTTGCTTCAGTGATTTATTTAAAATGGAACCCAAGCCGTTCATAAAAGATTAAGGCTGGGGTATTCTCAGCAAAAGCTGTCACCATACAATCTTTTATATTTTTATGTTACAGAGATTTGAAAGCGGCTGTGATCAGTTTTTTGCCAATCCCTTTATGGTGAAAGTCCTTTAATACATAGATGGCATAAATTTCACCTTCAGCTAATTTTGCCTGCCCTGAAATGCCAAAATCACAAAAGTCCACTATTTGATTATTGATTTCTGCTACCACGGAATATTTGCCAGGGGTATTAAACCATGATTTTCTCGTGTTTAATCGTTGATCATGATCAAGATTGTCAAGGATAGTGGCGGGTGGTAGTATGTTTGCATAGGTATGCTGTCAGCCTTGAATTGAGATATCTACAATGGTTTCAAGATCGCTTACTGTTGTGGGACGGATAATCATCTCAGCTGTTTTTCATTGAGGGGGGGGGAGAGTCATTATTTCTACCCCTTTAAAGGCCCCAACTATGACTATAGCTTATCTTTATTCGCTTCCAAAGCCAGTGCTGTTGGGCGATCGGTTACAACATGATCAATCAATCCAAAAGTTTTGGCTTCTTCGGCTGACATAAAATTATCCCGTTCCATGGCGCGTTCAATATCCGCCAAAGATTTTCCGGTATGATGCACATACATCTCATTAAGGCGTTGGCGCATTTTTAAGATTTCACGGGCTTGGATTTCAATGTCAGTGGCTTGACCCTGCGCGCCTCCGGACGGTTGGTGAATCATGACGCGAGCATTGGGCAGGCTGTATCGTTTGCCCTTTGTTCCCGCGGTTAAGAGTAAGGATCCCATCGAACATGCTTGTCCCATACACAGAGTGGCAATGTCACATTTAACATAGCGCAAGGTGTCATAAATGGATAATCCAGCTGTCACTACCCCGCCAGGAGAATTAATATAAAGAGCGATA is a genomic window of Candidatus Paracaedibacter acanthamoebae containing:
- the ftsZ gene encoding cell division protein FtsZ; translated protein: MAMDTELRPRITVVGVGGAGGNAVNNMIRAKLEGVEFVVANTDAQALAQSLVPPDHRIQLGLGVTQGLGAGSKPDVGRSAAEESHEEIIGLIKGSNMVFITAGMGGGTGTGAAPVIARAARELGVLTVGVITKPFHFEGSHRTRTADKGIDELQQYVDTLIIIPNQNLFRIANERTTFADAFKMADDVLYSGVRGVTDLMIMPGLINLDFADIRAVMAEMGKAMMGTGEAQGDRRALDAAEAAISNPLLDDVSMKGARGVLINITGGFDMTLYEVDEAANRIRDEVDPDANIIFGSTFDEKLNGTMRVSVVATGIGDFKPSHANLSASQAAPKSEPEKAQTPSFGGSNFASRDFGFGVSSFTPPKTTETEIAASAETILSSPSQSVPSQESFQQTLNSTPEAVSHAQSHGSTVAEESKTVDMLNDIVADLGKTLDKVDAVSSAPSQELSEAPQAPKIHPSPIEVPPASEKKKPISLFERFTGVARGRAAVEEEETLAKKSTPIISAADKHADEDSDVLEIPAFLRREG
- the atpC gene encoding ATP synthase F1 subunit epsilon, with the translated sequence MVKHLIDEQINLNLLTPEKTLFTGEVSMVVIPAEEGELGVLPKHAPFATTLRAGEVKIYHNDNVSDVFTISGGFAEIVNNKCEIVADGILL
- a CDS encoding GNAT family N-acetyltransferase — its product is MLPPATILDNLDHDQRLNTRKSWFNTPGKYSVVAEINNQIVDFCDFGISGQAKLAEGEIYAIYVLKDFHHKGIGKKLITAAFKSL
- the clpP gene encoding ATP-dependent Clp endopeptidase proteolytic subunit ClpP — its product is MAFDRSSVVSNLVPIVVEQTNRGERSYDIYSRLLKERIIFITGQVYDDMASLICAQILFLESENPHKDIALYINSPGGVVTAGLSIYDTLRYVKCDIATLCMGQACSMGSLLLTAGTKGKRYSLPNARVMIHQPSGGAQGQATDIEIQAREILKMRQRLNEMYVHHTGKSLADIERAMERDNFMSAEEAKTFGLIDHVVTDRPTALALEANKDKL